In Helianthus annuus cultivar XRQ/B chromosome 3, HanXRQr2.0-SUNRISE, whole genome shotgun sequence, a single window of DNA contains:
- the LOC110932335 gene encoding uncharacterized protein LOC110932335 yields MREFFAYRMQDRDTKFSLILNARRLYQQFIVDAYTMIESERLNYIRFQQTKLRCESFNSLRSVQQGGQTDLSHTGKPVILPSSFTGGARYMMQNYLDAMALCRKYGYPDFFITITCNPKWPEMVRFIGDTSVKPEDRPDILCRLFKMKLDALIKDLKEKKFLGDINAVVYTVEFQKRGLPHAHLCVFMKADHKVPTVEHIDPFISAEIPDKNEDPELYSLVCEFMIHGPCGHANLKCPCMVGNRCSKNFPKKFLEATSVDSDGFPLYRRRDDGHTVVKKGVTLDNRSVVPYNKRLLRRYQAHINVEWCNQEIPKDEIKEYYEARYVSACEASWRIFACEVHYRYPSVMRLPFHLPDQQNVVFSGEDDIENVLNKPQVNSSIFLEWMNMNKKPETTKLTYVEFPSKYVWKLKDRCWQPRKNYVVVGRLYSVSPSLGEAYYLRIILTKVKGPRSFEEIRTYDGVVYPTFRDACYARGLLDDDNEYIECIKEASFTGNGHYFRSLFGTLLLSNTLSRPEIVWEKTWEFLSEDILHNMRKDSGLSGFAVSDERLKNITLSKIQNYLIRNGSSLHRFSPMPVPDEDSTLYEANRLINEELSWDKDEVSAEFNKLHNSLNDDQRAVYNEIMSVVGRGKGGVFFVYGYGGTGKTFLWKTLAASIRCNGHIVVNVASSGIASLLLSRGRTAHSRFHIPVNLTEDSVCHIKPNSEIANLINEAKLIIWDEAPMVHKHAFEALDRTLKDVLSVSDSRNSELPFGGKTIVFGGDFRQILPVVQNGTRQDIVHASLCSSYIWSTCKVLKLTRNMRLSVGSSSSNIDEINDFAKWLLEIGEGNIGDGNDGDSTIEIPKDLLITDSTDPIQSLIDFVYPSVLNRFKDRDYFSERAILAPKNEVVHGINDRLLTLFPGEEVEYLSSDTLCPTEEINDPLHQDLYNPDVLNSLIVSGLPNHRLVLKLSVPVMLLRNIDQQNGLCNGTRLQITRLGKRVIEAEILSGGNVGSRTYIPRISMIPSDKKIPFKFQRRQFPITVCFAMTINKSQGQSLSRVGLYLRDPVFSHGQLYVALSRVKTRDGVKLLISDKDGSPTNKTKNVVYKEIFGKL; encoded by the exons ATGAGAGAGTTCTTTGCTTATAGGATGCAGGATAGGGACACCAAATTCTCTCTAATCCTTAATGCGAGGAGGTTGTATCAGCAGTTTATAGTCGATGCATACACAATGATTGAAAGCGAGCGGCTAAACTACATAAGATTTCAGCAAACCAAATTACGATGCGAATCCTTTAACAGCCTAAGAAGTGTTCAGCAAGGTGGCCAGACTGATCTGTCTCATACTGGAAAACCTGTGATATTACCGTCTTCGTTTACTGGTGGAGCTCGATATATGATGCAAAATTACCTTGATGCTATGGCTTTATGTAGGAAGTATGGGTATCCTGATTTTTTCATAACTATCACCTGTAATCCGAAATGGCCCGAGATGGTAAGGTTTATTGGTGACACATCAGTTAAGCCTGAAGACAGACCCGACATTCTTTGTAGACTGTTTAAGATGAAGCTTGATGCATTGATAAAAGACCTTAAGGAAAAAAAATTTCTTGGCGATATTAATGCTG TTGTTTACACCGTTGAATTTCAAAAGCGTGGTCTGCCACATGCTCATCTATGTGTTTTTATGAAAGCTGATCATAAGGTTCCAACTGTTGAACATATTGATCCTTTTATCTCAGCTGAGATTCCTGATAAAAATGAAGACCCTGAATTATATTCTCTGGTCTGTGAGTTCATGATTCATGGTCCATGTGGACATGCTAACTTGAAATGTCCATGCATGGTAGGAAACCGTTGTTCTAAGAATTTTCCAAAGAAGTTTTTGGAGGCTACATCTGTTGATTCAGATGGATTTCCGCTTTATAGGCGAAGGGACGATGGTCACACGGTTGTTAAGAAGGGTGTGACATTGGACAACAGGAGCGTCGTTCCATACAACAAAAGGCTTCTTAGAAGATATCAGGCGCACATCAATGTGGAGTGGTGCAATCAG GAGATACCGAAAGATGAAATAAAAGAATATTACGAGGCAAGATATGTTTCTGCATGTGAAGCAAGTTGGAGAATATTTGCATGTGAAGTTCACTATCGGTATCCATCTGTTATGAGGTTACCATTTCATCTTCCAGACCAGCAGAATGTAGTTTTCAGTGGTGAAGATGATATTGAAAATGTGCTAAACAAACCTCAGGTCAATTCATCTATTTTTTTGGAGTGgatgaacatgaacaaaaaaccTGAAACAACGAAACTTACGTATGTTGAGTTTCCATCAAAGTATGTTTGGAAGTTAAAGGATCGTTGCTGGCAGCCGCGAAAAAATTATGTTGTTGTTGGAAGACTTTATTCAGTTTCTCCTTCCCTTGGTGAAGCTTATTACCTTAGAATTATTCTAACCAAAGTCAAGGGTCCACGATCTTTTGAAGAAATTAGAACCTATGATGGTGTTGTTTATCCTACTTTTAGGGATGCATGTTATGCGCGTGGCCTATTAGACGATGACAACGAATACATTGAGTGTATTAAAGAGGCCAGTTTTACAGGAAATGGTCATTATTTTCGTTCATTGTTCGGTACACTCCTTTTGTCTAATACTCTATCAAGACCAGAAATTGTTTGGGAAAAGACGTGGGAGTTTTTGTCGGAGGACATTTTACACAATATGCGGAAGGATTCTGGGTTAAGTG GTTTTGCTGTCTCTGACGAGCGTTTAAAGAATATTACTTTgtctaaaattcaaaactatcTTATCCGTAATGGATCCAGCTTGCATAGATTCTCACCGATGCCTGTTCCAGATGAAGATTCTACATTATATGAGGCTAATCGTCTAATAAATGAGGAGCTTTCTTGGGATAAGGACGAAGTTAGCGCTGAATTCAATAAGCTTCATAATTCTTTAAATGATGACCAAAGAGCAGTGTATAACGAGATTATGAGTGTTGTTGGACGTGGGAAAGGTGGTGTTTTTTTTGTGTACGGTTACGGTGGTACGGGTAAGACATTTCTTTGGAAAACTTTAGCTGCTTCCATAAGATGCAATGGGCATATTGTTGTTAATGTTGCTTCAAGCGGGATTGCATCGCTGTTGTTGTCACGAGGCCGTACCGCCCATTCAAGATTTCATATTCCGGTTAATCTTACTGAAGATTCCGTTTGTCATATCAAACCTAATTCTGAAATCGCTAATCTTATAAACGAAGCGAAGTTGATTATTTGGGACGAAGCACCGATGGTACACAAACATGCTTTTGAAGCTCTTGATCGTACATTGAAAGATGTTTTGAGTGTCTCCGATTCACGTAATTCTGAACTTCCCTTTGGTGGAAAGACTATTGTTTTCGGTGGTGACTTTAGGCAAATCTTACCGGTTGTACAAAACGGCACAAGGCAAGACATTGTACACGCCTCTTTATGTTCATCTTACATTTGGTCCACTTGCAAGGTTTTAAAATTGACCCGTAACATGCGTTTATCAGTTGGAAGCAGTAGTTCAAACATTGATGAGATAAACGATTTTGCCAAATGGCTTCTTGAAATTGGTGAAGGCAATATTGGTGATGGTAACGATGGCGATTCAACTATAGAAATACCAAAGGATCTTTTAATCACCGATTCAACTGATCCAATTCAAAGCTTGATTGACTTTGTGTATCCATCAGTTCTTAACCGTTTTAAAGATCGTGACTACTTTTCTGAAAGAGCCATACTTGCTCCTAAAAATGAGGTTGTACATGGTATCAATGATCGTTTGCTTACATTATTTCCCGGTGAAGAAGTAGAGTATCTTAGCTCAGATACTCTATGCCCAACTGAGGAAATTAATGATCCATTACACCAAGATCTGTATAATCCTGATGTGTTAAATAGTTTGATAGTTTCTGGCTTACCCAATCATAGATTGGTGTTAAAGTTGAGTGTCCCAGTCATGCTTTTGAGGAATATTGATCAGCAGAATGGGTTATGCAATGGTACACGTCTTCAGATCACGCGTCTTGGAAAACGTGTTATCGAGGCTGAGATACTATCTGGAGGTAATGTTGGTTCAAGAACTTACATTCCCAGAATTAGCATGATACCTTCAGACAAGAAAATACCTTTCAAATTTCAACGAAGGCAGTTTCCCATAACCGTCTGTTTTGCCATGACTATTAACAAAAGTCAAGGGCAGTCTCTTTCCAGAGTTGGTCTGTACCTAAGAGACCCCGTTTTCTCACATGGTCAGCTTTATGTTGCGTTGTCGAGAGTAAAGACAAGAGATGGCGTGAAGCTTTTAATATCTGACAAAGATGGAAGTCCAACGaataaaactaaaaatgttgTTTACAAAGAAATATTTGGAAAGTTATAG